The following are encoded in a window of Nibricoccus aquaticus genomic DNA:
- a CDS encoding 3'-5' exonuclease, with product MKATNWVLIDTETSGIYTNPVYCVEIAAQRMRGLEPDGEPFHAFLNHEAEIELGAERAHGYSREYLRRHGRAPKDVHQDLQSFVGSLPVVAYNFGYDFTRVLIPESQRLGMDWEPNRGFCAMALARRCIPQMHSHKLQILAERFLPDAPPQAHQAKGDVGLTIRLLREVIYPLLENRGHTAFKAIVEIADGFSPFETHEAPEFSRSFPESKKLAGLRFVITGTLRSMDREDAESMIAAAGGRTSSSVSGKTDYLLVGIDAGSKLTKARDLGIKLIGEDELFEMLK from the coding sequence TTACTGCGTGGAAATTGCTGCCCAGCGAATGCGCGGGCTGGAGCCTGACGGAGAGCCTTTTCATGCCTTTCTGAACCACGAGGCGGAGATCGAGCTAGGAGCCGAGCGGGCTCATGGCTACAGCCGTGAGTATCTTCGTCGGCATGGACGCGCTCCCAAAGACGTACACCAAGATCTGCAATCATTCGTGGGATCGCTGCCCGTCGTAGCATATAACTTCGGTTACGATTTCACTCGGGTGCTCATTCCAGAATCTCAGCGCCTTGGGATGGATTGGGAGCCCAACCGCGGCTTCTGCGCCATGGCTCTTGCTAGGAGATGCATCCCTCAAATGCACTCCCACAAGCTTCAGATACTAGCTGAGCGTTTTCTTCCCGACGCGCCTCCACAGGCACATCAAGCCAAAGGGGATGTCGGGCTGACTATCAGGCTGCTTCGCGAAGTGATCTATCCACTTCTCGAAAACCGAGGGCACACTGCATTCAAAGCTATCGTCGAAATCGCAGATGGTTTTTCGCCATTCGAAACTCACGAAGCGCCCGAATTCAGTCGCTCATTTCCCGAAAGTAAAAAGCTGGCAGGCCTCAGGTTCGTGATAACAGGCACTCTGAGATCGATGGATCGGGAGGATGCCGAAAGTATGATCGCCGCTGCGGGAGGACGAACATCTTCTTCTGTAAGCGGAAAGACCGACTATCTGTTGGTTGGAATCGATGCAGGTTCGAAACTAACCAAAGCGAGAGATCTAGGCATAAAACTGATCGGCGAGGATGAGCTCTTTGAGATGCTTAAATGA
- a CDS encoding DMT family transporter: MKVASIVLLTGIAMLAFAANSVLCRLALGHDEIDATGFTAIRLAAGALVLASIIAARRQKTSANQRGSWISASMLFLYAAAFSLAYRQLSSGTGALILFGSVQLTMLIAAHRTGERAAAPEWMGLILAFGGLTYLVAPGIAAPPALGAALMSVAGLAWGVYSIRGRGAQDPLAVTAGNFIRCVPMAIIAMLIAIRTVHVTPTGILLAAISGAITSGLGYVIWYSVLPHLTKTRAALVQLSVPIIAALGGAAFLGEKITARLAVASLLVLGGIALAVGVSSFAPKKS, from the coding sequence TTGAAAGTCGCCTCCATCGTTCTCCTCACCGGCATCGCGATGCTCGCGTTTGCCGCCAACTCCGTGCTCTGCCGTCTCGCGCTCGGCCACGATGAAATCGATGCCACCGGTTTCACCGCGATCCGCCTCGCGGCCGGCGCGCTCGTACTGGCCTCAATCATAGCCGCCCGGCGCCAAAAGACATCTGCGAACCAGCGCGGAAGCTGGATCTCCGCCAGCATGCTCTTCCTTTACGCAGCCGCCTTTTCGCTCGCGTATCGCCAGCTCAGCTCAGGCACCGGCGCGCTGATACTTTTCGGCTCCGTGCAGCTCACCATGCTGATCGCCGCGCACCGCACCGGCGAGCGAGCCGCCGCGCCTGAGTGGATGGGCCTGATCCTCGCATTCGGTGGCCTGACCTACCTCGTCGCTCCAGGCATCGCCGCTCCGCCCGCACTTGGCGCAGCCTTGATGAGCGTCGCGGGCCTGGCTTGGGGCGTGTATTCGATCCGTGGACGAGGCGCGCAGGATCCGCTCGCGGTCACCGCCGGAAACTTCATCCGCTGCGTCCCCATGGCCATCATCGCGATGCTGATAGCGATCCGCACCGTCCACGTGACGCCGACCGGCATCCTCCTCGCGGCCATCTCCGGCGCGATCACCTCCGGCCTGGGTTACGTGATCTGGTATAGCGTTCTTCCCCACCTCACCAAAACACGGGCGGCGCTCGTCCAGTTATCCGTCCCCATCATCGCCGCTCTCGGCGGCGCGGCCTTTCTTGGTGAAAAAATAACCGCACGCCTCGCCGTCGCGAGTTTGCTGGTACTCGGCGGCATCGCCCTTGCCGTCGGCGTCAGCAGCTTCGCACCGAAAAAGTCCTGA
- a CDS encoding 3-keto-disaccharide hydrolase has translation MKRFLSCVFSLLVIGGAGVQTTTGTETVPAYVPKQSDRPAPMEGDEPGFEAIFDGKSLTGWAGDLTYWRVEAGTMIGEITEQTRLKSNTFILWQGGRPKDFELRLEFRITESGNSGINYRSSVVPDKVTPTNAFAMRGYQFDLDGKNRYTGSNYEEKGRLFLGVRGSVSRVVGTRPPIVIGRIGEDAELAKVITPGWNSVHLIARGNTLTHMLNGQVMCVVIDDDTAGPAQDGQIGMQVHTGPPMKVEYRNIRLKTF, from the coding sequence ATGAAACGTTTCCTCTCGTGTGTGTTTTCCCTGCTCGTGATCGGCGGTGCTGGTGTGCAAACGACGACGGGCACCGAGACGGTGCCGGCTTATGTGCCGAAGCAGAGTGACCGGCCTGCGCCGATGGAGGGCGATGAGCCGGGGTTCGAGGCGATTTTTGACGGGAAGAGTCTGACAGGGTGGGCGGGTGATCTGACTTACTGGCGCGTGGAGGCAGGCACGATGATCGGGGAGATCACGGAGCAGACGCGTTTGAAGAGTAATACTTTTATCCTCTGGCAGGGCGGCAGGCCGAAGGATTTCGAGCTGCGGCTGGAGTTTCGCATCACGGAATCCGGCAACAGTGGCATCAACTATCGCAGCAGCGTGGTGCCGGACAAAGTGACGCCGACGAACGCGTTTGCGATGCGTGGCTACCAGTTCGATCTCGATGGGAAGAATCGGTACACGGGTAGCAACTACGAGGAAAAGGGGCGGTTGTTTCTCGGTGTGCGCGGCTCGGTCTCGCGCGTGGTGGGAACCCGTCCGCCGATTGTGATCGGAAGAATTGGCGAGGATGCGGAGCTGGCGAAGGTCATCACGCCGGGGTGGAATTCGGTGCATCTCATCGCACGGGGAAACACGCTGACGCACATGCTCAACGGTCAGGTGATGTGCGTGGTGATCGATGACGACACAGCTGGTCCGGCGCAGGACGGGCAGATCGGTATGCAGGTCCACACGGGGCCGCCGATGAAAGTCGAGTACCGGAATATCCGGTTGAAGACCTTTTGA
- the leuS gene encoding leucine--tRNA ligase gives MATNSTDYNFAQIEPHWQKIWDEQKTFRTTNDTSKPKFYALDMFPYPSGAGLHIGHPEGYTATDIITRAKRAQGFNVLHPIGWDAFGLPAEQHAVKTGTHPATNTQNNIANFRRQLKALGFAYDWDREVDTTDPTYFRWTQWIFLQLFKRGLAYVDERPVWWCPELRTVLANEEVVDGKSEVGGFPVERRNLRQWVLRITAYAERLLADLKDVDWPDSTKRMQEAWIGRSEGAELLFKLEKENLGDLKVFTTRPDTVFGVTYMVIAPEHPLVDALTTPAQREAVEAYKKKAAAKSDLERTDLAKDKSGVFSGSFALNPANGARVPVWIADYVVMGYGTGAIMAVPAHDERDYEFAVKFQIPVIQVIEPAKHEGNGDGHPKLPYTGDGVLVHSEGYSGLPWEEAKKKITADFTAKGRGKATVNYKLRDWLFSRQRYWGEPFPIVWVTEADYQRAVTARRADLPPQPITYTSEGATWFALPLPATALPLALPDVQSYLPSGNGESPLANVTDWLEIWFNAETGASIPASQPKPAGDAWVRGRRETNTMPQWAGSCWYYLRYLDPKNPAAPASPELLKYWGVPDIYVGGAEHAVLHLLYARFWHKVLFDEGIVPQSEPFKKLFHQGIILGEDGEKMSKSRGNTVSPDDIIKTHGADTLRLYLMFLGPLEAMKPWNPRGIEGVYRFLQKIWRESIAEDGSVNAKVSASAEDSAELSKLLHETIKKVTEDIAALRFNTAISQMMIFANALQKAPSINRASLRSFLQLLAPFAPHFAEELWARLGGTGSVVDAAWPKFDASKLVSTEAKVVVQVNGKKRAELLLPVGTDQAAALAAAQANPDAAPHLTGKAIKRVVFVPGKILNLVVE, from the coding sequence ATGGCCACGAACAGCACCGACTACAACTTCGCCCAAATCGAGCCGCACTGGCAAAAAATCTGGGACGAGCAAAAGACCTTCCGCACGACCAACGACACGTCGAAGCCCAAGTTCTACGCGCTCGATATGTTCCCCTACCCGTCCGGCGCCGGCCTCCACATCGGCCACCCCGAAGGCTACACCGCCACCGACATCATCACCCGCGCCAAACGCGCCCAAGGTTTCAACGTCCTCCATCCCATCGGCTGGGACGCCTTCGGTCTCCCCGCTGAACAGCACGCCGTCAAAACCGGCACGCATCCCGCGACCAACACGCAGAACAACATCGCCAACTTCCGCCGTCAGCTGAAAGCCCTCGGCTTCGCTTACGACTGGGATCGCGAAGTCGATACGACCGACCCGACTTACTTCCGCTGGACGCAGTGGATTTTCCTCCAGCTCTTCAAACGCGGCCTCGCCTACGTCGACGAACGCCCCGTCTGGTGGTGCCCTGAGCTCCGCACCGTCCTCGCCAACGAAGAAGTCGTCGACGGCAAATCCGAAGTCGGCGGTTTCCCCGTCGAGCGCCGCAATCTCCGCCAGTGGGTTCTGCGCATCACCGCCTACGCCGAGCGCCTGCTCGCCGACCTCAAAGACGTGGACTGGCCCGACTCCACCAAGCGCATGCAGGAAGCCTGGATCGGCCGCAGCGAAGGCGCCGAACTCCTCTTCAAGTTGGAGAAGGAAAACCTCGGCGACCTCAAGGTCTTCACCACGCGCCCCGACACCGTCTTCGGCGTCACCTACATGGTCATCGCGCCCGAGCACCCGCTCGTCGACGCGCTCACCACGCCTGCACAACGCGAGGCCGTCGAAGCCTACAAGAAAAAGGCCGCCGCCAAGAGCGACCTCGAGCGCACCGATCTCGCCAAGGATAAATCCGGCGTCTTCAGCGGCTCATTCGCGCTAAATCCCGCCAACGGCGCGCGCGTCCCCGTCTGGATCGCCGACTACGTCGTCATGGGCTACGGCACCGGCGCGATCATGGCCGTCCCCGCGCACGACGAACGCGACTACGAGTTCGCCGTCAAATTCCAGATCCCCGTCATCCAGGTCATCGAGCCCGCCAAACACGAGGGCAACGGCGACGGGCATCCGAAACTCCCCTACACCGGCGACGGCGTGCTCGTTCACTCCGAAGGCTACTCCGGCCTGCCGTGGGAAGAGGCCAAAAAGAAAATCACCGCCGACTTCACCGCCAAAGGCCGCGGCAAAGCCACGGTGAATTACAAACTCCGCGACTGGCTCTTCTCCCGCCAACGCTACTGGGGAGAACCCTTCCCGATCGTCTGGGTAACCGAGGCCGATTACCAACGCGCCGTCACCGCACGACGAGCCGATCTGCCTCCACAACCGATCACCTACACGAGCGAAGGCGCCACTTGGTTCGCTCTCCCGCTTCCCGCCACCGCGCTCCCGCTCGCACTGCCCGATGTCCAAAGCTATCTCCCCAGCGGCAACGGTGAAAGCCCCCTCGCCAACGTCACCGATTGGCTCGAAATCTGGTTCAACGCCGAGACCGGCGCATCCATTCCCGCTTCGCAGCCGAAACCCGCCGGCGACGCCTGGGTTCGCGGCCGTCGCGAGACCAACACCATGCCGCAGTGGGCCGGCTCGTGCTGGTACTACCTGCGCTACCTCGATCCGAAAAACCCCGCCGCACCCGCCTCGCCCGAGCTCCTGAAATATTGGGGCGTGCCCGACATCTACGTCGGCGGCGCCGAACATGCCGTGCTGCATCTCTTGTATGCACGTTTCTGGCACAAGGTGCTCTTCGACGAAGGCATCGTCCCGCAGTCCGAGCCGTTCAAGAAACTCTTCCACCAAGGCATCATCCTCGGCGAAGACGGCGAAAAAATGTCCAAGAGCCGCGGTAACACCGTGAGTCCCGACGACATCATCAAGACCCACGGCGCCGACACTCTCCGTCTCTATTTGATGTTCCTCGGCCCGCTCGAAGCCATGAAACCATGGAATCCCCGTGGGATCGAAGGTGTCTACCGCTTCCTCCAAAAAATCTGGCGCGAATCCATCGCCGAAGATGGCTCCGTCAACGCCAAGGTCTCCGCCTCCGCCGAGGACTCTGCCGAACTCAGCAAGCTGCTCCACGAGACGATTAAAAAAGTCACCGAGGACATCGCTGCGCTGCGCTTCAACACCGCCATCTCGCAGATGATGATCTTCGCCAACGCGCTCCAGAAAGCGCCGTCGATCAACCGCGCGAGCCTGCGCTCATTCCTCCAACTCCTCGCGCCCTTTGCGCCTCACTTCGCCGAAGAACTTTGGGCCCGCCTCGGCGGTACCGGCTCCGTCGTCGATGCTGCTTGGCCCAAGTTCGACGCGTCGAAACTCGTTTCCACTGAAGCCAAAGTCGTCGTCCAGGTGAACGGCAAGAAACGCGCCGAGCTCCTCCTCCCCGTCGGCACGGATCAAGCCGCCGCACTCGCCGCCGCCCAAGCCAATCCCGACGCCGCACCGCACCTCACCGGCAAAGCCATCAAGCGCGTCGTCTTCGTCCCCGGTAAAATCCTGAATCTGGTCGTCGAGTAA
- a CDS encoding FecR family protein: MTKFPALRTLLAFPLLVGVLAFPFVATAAVKNKNPASKIYVADITGESHIDTGERIESLTKKSVYVAEGTSIETKPGSSQTLVFSNGTAIYVGPDSRFEVKKFLQEPFLPNRSDLDAEPSISQTIVKITRGSVGVCTSKLVAGSSMTYQTPHATVNIRGRKVMIEVSDTETRVSLIEGDVTVFVPDVGGTSQTLRPGQQAIIRKTATDQTATLAVQPIMDEQQAKLDENVSLACISRRTVFFEVAQRGEGEDAEIRPVEVVPANPDPGFTVSPARIGG; this comes from the coding sequence ATGACTAAGTTCCCCGCCCTCCGCACTCTCCTCGCCTTCCCGCTACTCGTGGGCGTGCTCGCGTTTCCTTTCGTCGCCACCGCCGCCGTCAAAAATAAAAACCCCGCCAGCAAAATCTACGTCGCTGATATCACCGGTGAGTCCCACATCGACACCGGCGAACGCATCGAGTCGTTGACCAAAAAATCCGTTTACGTCGCCGAAGGCACATCCATCGAAACGAAACCCGGCTCCAGTCAGACACTCGTTTTCTCCAATGGCACCGCGATCTATGTCGGCCCTGACTCGCGCTTCGAGGTGAAAAAATTTCTCCAGGAGCCGTTCCTCCCCAACCGCAGCGACCTCGACGCCGAGCCGTCCATCTCCCAGACCATTGTCAAAATCACCCGCGGCTCCGTCGGCGTCTGCACGAGCAAACTCGTCGCCGGCAGTTCCATGACCTACCAGACACCGCATGCCACGGTGAACATCCGCGGCCGCAAGGTCATGATTGAGGTCAGCGACACCGAGACCCGCGTCTCACTCATCGAAGGCGACGTCACCGTCTTCGTCCCCGATGTCGGCGGCACCAGCCAGACACTGCGTCCGGGGCAACAAGCCATCATCCGCAAAACCGCGACCGATCAGACCGCCACTCTCGCCGTCCAGCCGATCATGGACGAGCAACAGGCCAAGCTGGATGAAAACGTTTCCCTCGCCTGCATCTCCCGCCGCACCGTCTTCTTCGAGGTCGCCCAACGCGGCGAAGGCGAAGACGCAGAGATCCGCCCCGTCGAGGTCGTCCCCGCCAACCCCGACCCCGGCTTCACCGTCAGCCCCGCCCGCATTGGCGGTTAA
- a CDS encoding outer membrane beta-barrel protein codes for MTLSASSRLRAPVLAALLTGSFATTAHALVKFNDGHDEIFVTGTAGIGYDSNIYAYDGGDGDTTYNASLELEYRRKAGLLGVNADLGWNFSKFQEFSSEDFANPHARLELTKDSGRTTGSVTAGAKRESRADSAINIRTTSWEYDAGLNAKYPVIERYSLTGQLAWNRRDFQDNFALVDLNIWSLSSDLFYVYNSQRDLFGGYRFRVTDTTADTQDIDHAFTVGTSGKIISTINGSARVGYQLRESNRTDGTRETFDGFTSVVSATWSGLKRLNVTGQVSSDFNTLATDVSVSTLAAGLDAQYALNARFSLYAGTGVGRTRFLGTFGSGRRDTYFTWNTGIAYTLNDHFKATLGYTWFQNWSTLAFSDYTRNTISLNLSSRW; via the coding sequence ATGACACTGTCCGCCTCGTCCCGACTCCGTGCACCGGTCCTCGCCGCTTTGCTAACCGGCTCCTTCGCGACCACCGCCCACGCGCTCGTGAAGTTTAACGACGGCCACGACGAGATCTTCGTCACAGGCACCGCCGGCATCGGCTACGATTCCAACATCTACGCCTACGACGGCGGCGACGGAGACACCACCTACAACGCGTCACTGGAACTCGAATACCGCCGCAAGGCCGGCTTGCTCGGCGTCAACGCCGACCTCGGCTGGAATTTTTCCAAGTTCCAGGAATTCTCCTCCGAAGACTTCGCCAACCCCCACGCCCGCCTCGAACTCACCAAAGACTCCGGACGCACCACCGGCTCCGTCACCGCCGGCGCCAAACGCGAGAGCCGTGCCGACTCCGCCATCAACATCCGCACCACCTCTTGGGAGTACGACGCCGGCCTCAACGCCAAATACCCCGTCATCGAGCGCTATTCCCTCACCGGCCAGCTCGCCTGGAACCGCCGCGACTTTCAGGACAACTTCGCCCTCGTCGATCTCAACATCTGGTCTCTCAGCTCCGATCTTTTCTACGTTTACAACAGCCAGCGCGACCTCTTCGGCGGCTACCGCTTCCGCGTTACCGACACCACCGCCGACACTCAGGACATCGATCACGCCTTCACCGTCGGCACCTCGGGCAAAATCATTTCCACTATTAACGGCTCCGCCCGCGTCGGCTACCAGCTGCGCGAATCCAACCGCACCGACGGCACCCGCGAGACCTTCGACGGCTTCACCTCTGTCGTATCCGCGACCTGGAGCGGCCTGAAGCGCCTCAACGTCACCGGCCAGGTCTCCAGCGATTTCAACACCCTCGCCACCGACGTTAGCGTCTCCACGCTCGCCGCCGGTCTCGACGCCCAGTACGCGCTCAACGCCCGCTTCTCCCTCTACGCCGGCACCGGCGTCGGTCGCACCCGCTTCCTCGGAACGTTCGGCAGCGGCCGTCGCGACACCTACTTCACCTGGAACACCGGCATCGCCTACACGCTCAACGACCACTTCAAAGCCACCCTCGGCTACACATGGTTCCAGAACTGGTCCACGCTCGCATTTTCTGACTACACGCGGAACACGATTTCATTGAATCTCTCATCCCGATGGTGA
- a CDS encoding polysaccharide biosynthesis/export family protein produces MPFLCRHPARSALRLASGFLFLVLAFTAAIASGQDTARPAPRPVPSYAIVATDRLRIDVYQEEDLSVIASVDAKGTINLRLVGEVIVAGKTVPEAQKAIETAYREGRYLVTPQVTINIEEYAPREVSIDGMVRNPGRFPLPIESGITVADLVLKAGGLTDTARGSAVTVTRRGPDGKQTVFTVDVESLIKGKSSGKAADNAFLLQPGDIVFVPQRII; encoded by the coding sequence GTGCCGTTCCTTTGCCGTCACCCCGCCCGCTCTGCCCTTCGCCTCGCGTCTGGCTTTTTATTCCTCGTCCTCGCGTTCACCGCCGCCATCGCCTCTGGCCAGGACACCGCCAGACCCGCCCCACGCCCCGTCCCCAGCTACGCCATCGTCGCCACCGACCGCCTCCGCATCGACGTCTATCAAGAGGAGGATCTCTCCGTCATCGCCTCAGTCGATGCCAAGGGCACCATCAATCTCCGCCTCGTTGGCGAAGTCATCGTCGCCGGCAAAACCGTCCCCGAGGCCCAGAAAGCCATCGAGACCGCGTATCGCGAAGGCCGTTACCTCGTTACTCCTCAGGTCACCATCAACATCGAGGAATACGCCCCGCGCGAGGTCTCCATCGACGGCATGGTCCGCAACCCCGGCCGCTTTCCCCTGCCCATTGAATCAGGCATCACCGTCGCCGATCTCGTCCTCAAAGCCGGCGGTCTCACCGACACCGCCCGCGGTTCCGCCGTCACCGTCACCCGCCGCGGCCCCGACGGCAAACAGACCGTCTTCACCGTGGACGTCGAGAGCCTCATCAAGGGCAAATCCTCCGGCAAAGCCGCCGACAACGCCTTCCTTCTTCAGCCGGGCGACATCGTCTTCGTTCCCCAGCGTATCATTTAA
- a CDS encoding GumC family protein, which produces MSDSPLNPSNASQSGDQLVERRTIRDYLIILRERLWIALPLALLVAVGFGYWKARAVPMYQARATMQIEKPEKIVTSQEIVDISINSDIELNTYLQVLGSAKLRGKVIQSLTPAEVKMLQQPFLATLEPGQPPPSIHEVVGSIGVQAIKNSFLISITATHRSGEGAALIANRYVDQFMQDLLMNVGGKNEYAVQSLRTRAEQLRKEVEVADQRLQTYMKEQRLVSLDSSVNIVSDRLKTVNAALSSARLDRLQLEELNNQIASFKKDARNLLEIAAISNHGTIPAVSSQLSELTRQQSVLAQRYFERHPKMIELEKSIKAAREQLTRATDLAIADLHASLEKSRANEKSLEQEYALNEKEQIRLRDLSIDFKSLENQAAVAKGNYTQILDRLSQATTSSNLERISVRPLDPATPAGAPYTPDIRSIAKTSIGLFVLVFVGVAIGLSFIDDRIKSSWDVEHFIGVHLLGIVPDLSGLKDDDKYSLVLKNREAPGVESFLSVYSSAKIHSKLDYPKSILVTSTIPGEGKTLVSSNLAASFARHGKRTLLIDCDLRRPMVHRHFNQPNDNGLITWFEHGASLDGDLTENQHLGITRLSENFSLLCSGGRSKTPTEILENPAFGQLLARLKKHFDLIIVDSPPMGAVTDSLLIAERTDEVVYVCRFNKAYRKHIKLYIRALHNGKNDILGIVLNGLSTRRIEYYSNYRYYRSYKKYYGTQT; this is translated from the coding sequence ATGTCCGATTCGCCTCTGAACCCATCCAACGCGTCCCAATCCGGAGATCAACTCGTCGAGCGCCGCACTATTCGCGACTACCTCATCATCCTCCGCGAGCGCCTCTGGATCGCCCTGCCCCTCGCCCTCCTCGTCGCCGTCGGCTTCGGCTACTGGAAAGCCCGCGCCGTCCCCATGTACCAGGCCCGCGCGACCATGCAGATCGAGAAGCCCGAGAAGATCGTCACCTCCCAGGAGATCGTGGACATCTCCATCAACAGCGACATCGAGCTCAACACCTACCTCCAGGTTCTCGGCAGCGCCAAGCTCCGCGGCAAAGTCATCCAGTCGCTCACCCCCGCCGAGGTGAAAATGCTCCAGCAGCCTTTCCTGGCCACCCTCGAGCCCGGCCAGCCACCGCCGTCCATCCACGAGGTCGTCGGCTCCATCGGCGTCCAGGCGATCAAGAACAGTTTTCTCATCAGCATCACCGCCACGCACCGCTCCGGCGAAGGCGCCGCACTCATCGCCAACCGCTACGTCGATCAGTTCATGCAGGATCTTCTCATGAACGTCGGCGGGAAAAACGAATACGCCGTCCAGTCGCTCCGCACCCGCGCCGAACAGCTCCGCAAGGAAGTCGAAGTCGCCGACCAGCGCCTCCAGACCTACATGAAGGAGCAGCGCCTCGTCTCCCTCGATAGCAGCGTCAACATCGTCAGCGACCGCCTCAAAACCGTTAACGCCGCCCTCTCCTCCGCCCGCCTCGATCGTCTTCAACTCGAAGAACTCAACAACCAGATAGCCTCCTTCAAAAAAGACGCCCGTAACCTCCTCGAGATCGCCGCCATCTCCAACCACGGCACCATCCCCGCCGTCAGCTCCCAGCTCTCCGAACTCACCCGCCAGCAATCCGTCCTCGCCCAGCGCTACTTCGAGCGCCACCCGAAGATGATCGAGCTGGAGAAATCCATCAAAGCCGCCCGCGAACAACTTACCCGCGCCACCGACCTCGCCATCGCCGACCTCCACGCCAGCCTCGAAAAATCCCGGGCCAACGAGAAATCCTTGGAGCAAGAATACGCGCTGAACGAAAAGGAGCAGATACGCCTCCGCGATCTCTCTATCGACTTCAAGAGCCTCGAAAACCAGGCCGCCGTCGCCAAAGGCAACTACACCCAGATCCTCGACCGCCTCAGCCAGGCCACCACCAGCAGCAACCTCGAACGCATCTCCGTCCGCCCCCTCGACCCGGCCACCCCCGCCGGCGCGCCGTACACGCCCGACATCCGCTCCATCGCGAAAACCAGCATCGGCCTCTTCGTCCTCGTCTTCGTCGGCGTCGCCATCGGCCTCAGCTTCATCGACGACCGCATCAAGAGCTCGTGGGACGTCGAACACTTCATCGGCGTCCACCTCCTCGGCATCGTCCCCGATCTCTCCGGACTCAAGGACGACGACAAATACTCCCTCGTCCTCAAAAACCGCGAAGCCCCCGGCGTCGAATCGTTCCTCAGCGTTTACAGCTCCGCCAAGATCCACTCGAAGCTCGATTACCCCAAATCGATCCTCGTCACCTCCACCATCCCCGGCGAAGGCAAAACGCTCGTTTCCTCCAACCTCGCCGCCAGCTTCGCCCGCCACGGCAAACGCACCCTCCTCATCGACTGCGACCTCCGCCGCCCGATGGTCCATCGCCACTTCAACCAGCCCAACGACAACGGCCTCATCACCTGGTTCGAACACGGCGCCTCGCTCGACGGCGACCTCACCGAAAATCAGCACCTCGGCATCACCAGGCTCAGCGAAAATTTCTCCCTCCTCTGCTCCGGCGGACGCTCCAAAACGCCCACCGAGATCCTGGAAAATCCCGCTTTCGGCCAGCTCCTCGCCCGCCTCAAAAAACACTTCGACCTCATCATCGTCGATTCCCCGCCGATGGGTGCCGTCACCGACTCGCTCCTCATCGCCGAGCGCACCGACGAAGTCGTCTACGTCTGCCGCTTCAACAAAGCCTACCGCAAGCACATCAAGCTCTACATCCGCGCGCTTCATAACGGCAAAAACGACATCCTCGGCATCGTCCTCAACGGCCTCTCCACCCGCCGCATCGAGTACTACTCCAACTACCGCTACTACCGGAGCTACAAAAAATACTACGGCACCCAGACCTGA
- a CDS encoding LpxI family protein translates to MSVSAFLPKSFDPKKPVALIAGQGLYPVLIAQSIRRAGIPLRLIAFEEETRPDLYDSFAEADRKKLLVGQLGKMLKSLEQFGAGAAIMAGQITPKRLFKGLHPDFKAARILFSLKRRNAETIFGAIASEIEQLGIQMLDARSFLDDQLATPGVMTGGKFPIDREYLDHGIHIARESARLDIGQGCVVRKGTVLAVEAFEGTDAMLRRAGEFKTDNALFVKTVKTHQDYRFDVPVFGQRTLETMREASLHAAALEVGRVIMIDKPAVLAQAKEWGISLLGFE, encoded by the coding sequence GTGTCCGTCTCCGCATTCCTCCCCAAATCCTTCGATCCTAAAAAACCCGTCGCACTCATCGCCGGCCAAGGCCTCTACCCGGTCCTCATCGCCCAATCCATCCGCCGCGCCGGCATTCCCCTCCGCCTGATCGCCTTCGAGGAAGAAACCCGGCCCGACCTCTACGACTCCTTCGCCGAAGCCGACCGCAAAAAGCTCCTCGTCGGCCAGCTCGGCAAGATGCTCAAGTCCCTCGAACAATTCGGCGCCGGCGCCGCCATCATGGCCGGCCAGATCACCCCCAAGCGTCTCTTCAAAGGCCTGCACCCCGACTTCAAGGCCGCCCGCATTCTCTTCTCCCTGAAACGCCGCAACGCCGAGACCATCTTCGGCGCCATCGCCTCCGAGATCGAGCAGCTCGGTATCCAGATGCTCGATGCCCGCAGCTTCCTCGACGACCAGCTCGCCACGCCCGGTGTCATGACCGGCGGCAAATTCCCCATCGACCGCGAGTACCTCGATCACGGCATTCACATCGCCCGGGAATCCGCCCGCCTCGACATCGGCCAGGGCTGCGTCGTCCGCAAAGGCACCGTCCTCGCCGTCGAAGCCTTCGAAGGCACCGACGCCATGCTCCGCCGCGCCGGCGAATTCAAAACCGACAACGCCCTCTTCGTGAAAACCGTGAAGACGCACCAGGACTACCGCTTCGACGTCCCCGTCTTCGGCCAGCGCACACTCGAGACGATGCGCGAAGCCAGCCTCCACGCCGCCGCCCTCGAAGTCGGCCGCGTCATCATGATCGATAAACCTGCCGTCCTCGCCCAAGCCAAGGAATGGGGCATCTCCCTCCTCGGCTTCGAGTAA